In one window of Thalassotalea agarivorans DNA:
- the clpP gene encoding ATP-dependent Clp endopeptidase proteolytic subunit ClpP, which produces MDITSVTESALVPMVVEQTAKGERSYDIYSRLLKERVIFLCGQVEDHMANLIVAQLLFLESENPEKDIYLYINSPGGSVTAGMAIYDTMKFIRPNVSTVCIGQAASMGAFLLSGGEKGKRYCLPNARVMIHQPLGGFQGQASDFEIHAKEILSIKEKMNRLMADHTGKPYEQVAQDTDRDNFLTAEDAVEYGLVDAILEQRNDG; this is translated from the coding sequence TTGGATATAACCAGCGTAACTGAAAGTGCACTTGTACCTATGGTTGTTGAGCAAACAGCTAAAGGCGAACGTTCGTACGATATATACTCACGCCTACTAAAAGAGCGTGTTATCTTTCTATGTGGTCAAGTCGAAGACCATATGGCCAACTTAATCGTTGCGCAGTTGTTGTTTTTGGAATCAGAAAACCCTGAAAAAGACATCTACCTTTACATTAATTCTCCTGGTGGTTCGGTAACAGCCGGTATGGCAATTTATGACACGATGAAATTTATTCGTCCAAATGTCAGTACTGTTTGTATCGGGCAAGCTGCGAGCATGGGTGCTTTCTTATTGTCAGGTGGAGAGAAAGGTAAGCGTTATTGTTTGCCTAATGCACGTGTGATGATTCATCAACCGTTAGGTGGCTTCCAAGGTCAAGCGTCAGACTTTGAAATTCATGCGAAAGAAATTCTGTCTATTAAAGAGAAGATGAATCGTTTAATGGCTGATCATACTGGCAAACCCTATGAACAGGTTGCTCAAGATACTGATCGTGACAACTTCCTTACTGCTGAAGACGCTGTTGAATATGGCTTAGTTGATGCCATTTTAGAACAAAGGAATGACGGTTAA